TTGACTTTGTTTTGAAACCAATCAGCAAAGAGCCGATTGTGCTCTCTCATGAGCCAATGTAAGCTTTTCCTTTTCCCTCGGTGAATTTCTTCAAGATATTCCTTATGTATCCTGAAAAATGCATATGGAATGATATATTAAAGACACATTACAAGACTAATTACTGGATAATGAGGAATTGAAAACAACAAACTGCATAAACTCATAGAATATATGGAAACACTTCAGCGTTGTTTAGAAGGACATGTAGATGTGCTTCATCTCGCTCCTTCTCTTCCACTGATTTTATTATCACAGCGGATAATGGACCTGATATCTTATTATCTTGGTCCTTTGGAAGACCGGCAGTGGAGTAATTCTGACTAAGAAACTCGGTGCAGAATTCTACGGACTCTTCTCCAAGGTAACTCTCTGCCACACAACCTTCGGGATAATAACGGTTTCGAACATAACTCTTTAGTACTTTATTAAACCGTTCAAATGCATACATCCACCTATAAAATACTGGTCCAAATAAGCGTAGTTCCTGGACCAAGTGGACTACTATATGTACCATTACATCAAAAAATGACGCATGGAAAACCTTTTCTAGATCGCACAAGGTTAGTATAACATCTGACTGCAGCTTATCCAGTTTTGACACGTCTACTACTTTGTTGCACAAAGCATTAAAAAAGAAACACAATCTAATAATTGTGACCCTAACATGCTTCGGAAGAACGAAGCGTATTACGACCGGGAGTAATTGTTGGAGAAGAATGTGGCAATCATGTGATTTCAGCCCGTAAATATTCAAATCAGGCATGGAAACACAATTTTTTATGTTTGATGCATGTCCGTATGGAAGTTTCATCGACATTAATGATGACAAGAAAGTCCTTTTTTCTGCCTTTGACAAAGTAAAGGGAGAAGGAGGCAAATGTGTTTTCTTTACTCCTACTTGGGGAGCCAAATCAGATCTAACGCCCATTTCCATCATATCACGACGGGCTGCCGTACTATCCTTTGTCTTATGGCGCATATTTAGTAATGTGCCAATCAGACTATCACATACATTCTTCTCGACATGCATGACATCAATACAGTGCCTAACATGGTGAAATTTCCAGTATTCTAACTCGAAAAATACTGACTTTTTCTTCCATGGACTTTCAACCTTCtttgccttcttcattttcttcccaaattcaaatttgatttgtTCTTGCTCTGCTAACACTTCTTCTCCGGATAGGGTTCGACGCGGCTGCCCAAACTCTTGTTGTCCATTAAAAGCAGCCTTCTGCCTTCTATAAGGATGATGTAGAGGCAAATATCGACGATGCCCTTGGTAGCGCATTTTCCTACTATGAGTCAAATATTTAGCTACGGTGTCATCTCCACAAACTGGACAACAATTATAACCCTTATTAACGCAACCAGATAAATTTCCGTAAGCAGGGAAGTCATTTAACGTCCACATTAAAACtgcttttaaagtgaaaaatgatttgttataCGCGTCATACACATTTGGTTCCCCTTCCTTCCAAAGCTTTTTTAAATCATCAATCATCGGTTGTAAGTAGATGTCGATGTTATTACCAGGCTCATGCGGGCCAGGGACCAATATCGACAACATCATAAATTTTCTTTTCATACATAACCAGGGAGGAAGATTGTAAGTCACCAATATGACTGGCCAACAACTATATCTATTAGATAGGCCATTATTGTGCGGGTTTACACCATCCGCCAATAAAGCCAAGCGAAGGTTTCTCGGTTCACTACCAAAGGATGGCCACCTATAATCTATATTTTTCCAAGATGGAGAGTCGGCTGGATGTCGCATTTTACCATCTTGTGTCCGCTGTTGCGCATGCCAACACATTAGTTCAGCGGTGGAAGGAGATTTAAACATACGTTTAAATCTAGGAATTATTGGAAAATACCACATGACTTTGGCTGGAAGATTAACCCTCTCTTCACCTTTCTTTGTCAACTTCCACCGAGAAAGTCGACACTTAGGACACTTGGTTGCATCAGCATGTACACCCCTGTACAGTACACAGTCATTCGGACATGAATGGAACTTTATATACTCTAGACCTAAATTGGAGAGGTTTTTTTTTACTTCATATGCATTACTAGGTAACACATTATCTTTAGGAAGTAGAGACCCAACAGAAGAAAGGAGGTCAGTGAAGGCACTATCAGTAATACCAAACCTAGATTTTCAGTTATGCAACTTCAACATCGACTCTAACTTAGTACAGTCACTACCCTCATATAGAGGTTGCTCAGCATCGGCTACGAACCTCCTAAACTGATATGAATCATTATCATATTGACCCGAGTTATATGCCGCTTCACAAACATCAACAGTTTCCGAAACAACGACATGCTCCTGATCTTGCTCTGACGCTTCATCAGAGGCTTGCTCAGGAGGTGGGTGGAGCTTGCTCTTCAGGTGGACAAATAGCACTTGAAGATTTAGGACCCGTAGAAGCAGTCTCCCCGTGCCAAACCCAATGCACATAACCTAGACAAAAGCCATTGTCATAGATATGGCCCCTGATTGTTTTTAtagagaattttttaaaattggcgCATCGTCCACAAGGGCAAGGAATTTTGTTACGATCTTCAGAATTTTCTTCAGTATATATCAAGAAGTTTTCCATCCCCATTTCAAATGCTAAAGAATCCCTATCTTGCAAAatccatgtcttatccatcaaatttccctacctgatagccactataaatattaaaaatccaacacatacttatttataattatttaataaaaggcATATCAAATTTGTGTTGGTTACTGTAGGGATTAATTATATAAACTTAGAAAGGAGTAAATACCTTGATATCCTAATAATTTATAGTACTAATTCATTACTCTAAGATCCTATACATATACCCAATTAATTACAAAACTAGACTAAATTTATAAACTAGACTAAATTAAACCAagataattaaaacaaattaaaccAAGATATTTGAAAATATCACATAATTAAAAACCAATAATTCCAACATTCACAGCCAGACAATTGTTAAATTTCCTTCACATAAATAAAACTCAGTGAGAACTTGAGTATTGAAACAAATTCATcccaaataaataaattaaaattatctgTTACTTGTATCTGTGAGAAGGATAATTATACAAAATAATTACTATAATACAACACAAGTAACAGATAGTTCATATCAGGAATGCAGAGACTTGTTCATATCAGAGAAATGACTATCATACAAAACAAGAAATGCAGAGACTTGTTCATATCTGAGACCTGTTCAAATGCAGCCCCCAAAACCCCCCCAAAACACACTAATATGTATGAACAACCCCcataaaacacataattaaaaacaGAACAGAAATATTTACATTTACATTTACATCAATGTACCTAAAACATTGATTTACATCAGTGTACCTAGAATATTTAACACGACATAAAATTCCCAAAAACATGACATAAAACCCCCAAAAAGAAACAAACATAAAACCCCCAAAAACATAAAACATTTACATGcacaaagaagaaaaacagtaaagaagaaaagaagataAACATAAAATATTTACATGCACAAAGAAGATATTAAACATAAAAATGAGGGAGATAAACAGTAAAGAAGTAAAGAAGAATATACCTCCGGATGCTTTCAATGTTCCGAAATCCCAATGTTGTAAAACCTCAGTGCTCCAACCTCCAGATGCTGTCTACCTCCAGATACTAGCTCCAACCTCCAAATACTAGCTCAATTTCAAGTTTAATTTGCTCTAATTTGAAGCTCCAAATCTTGAATTAGAATTGGGGCTAAAATTAGGGTATCGGGGAAAAGAGAGAAGAGACGGTTAACAGAGACTAAGGTAAGAAGAGAGAAGAAAGGTAAGAAGACTAAGAGAGAAGGAGGGGAGGGACGAGAGAGACGAGAGAGGCGAGGGTCGGGGAGAGATGAGAGGCTCGCGGGAGGTTTTTTGGAAAAGGGGGGGAAAATATGTTAAAGtgaattttttgttaaaattaaagggggGAGTGTACTGAAAAGCGGGGGGGGGGGGAGttaagtaatttttattttttttaaaaggccatagacaacggttaacaaaatgaaccgatgtcaaagttaaaaacatatttgtggcctttttaatttctgaagatagacaacggctaCTAAGTGAAACCGATGTCAATATGCGTATTTAACATCGCTTTTtacaaaaccgatgttaaactgcattttaacatcaggtgcattacatgccgatgtctaaggaccgatgtcgtatctactatttctagtagtgaaaGGGGCAAATAAAGCTGAACATCCTTTCCGAACGATGTCCCTAGTCCCTCAAACACTCGGGGTGAAGATGGATGTTAAAACCTCGAAAATTGCTGAGGTAAAACGAAAGCCGAAGATGCAATGCAAAATTGAACCATTGTTGAGGCGAAATAAAAGCCGAAGATGCAATGCAAATTGAACCGTTGTTGAGGCGAAATGAAAGCCGAAGATGCGATGAAAGTTGAATCATTGTTGAAACAAAAGCCGAAAATGCgatgaaaattaaataaattacgcTAGGTCAAATACCGAATACGCGTAAACTATAAATTACGCTAAGTAAAACACCGAAGATGCGTAAATTACAAGTTAAGCTAGGTAAAATACCgaatatgcataaattaaaaatattgctAGGTAAAACACCGAAAATgcgtaaattaaataaattacgcTAGGTCAAATACCGAATACGCGTAAACTATAAATTACGCTAGGTAAAACACCGAAGATGCGTAAATTACAAGTTAAGTTAGGTAAAATACCGAAGAtgaataaattaaaaatattgctAGGTAAAACACCGAAAATgcgtaaattaaataaattacgcCAGGTCAAAAACAGAAGACGCGTAAACTAAAAATATTTTAGGTAAACACCGAAGATGCGTAAATTAAAAATTACGCTAGGTAAAATACCGAATAtgtgaaaattaaaaattatgccAGGTAAAATACCGAAGATGCGTAAATTAAAAAATACTCTAGATTAAATATCAAAGATGAGTAAAATAAACAATTTATGCCAAGATTAATACACATATCGAAGACGCGTCAATTAAATAAATTACACTAAGGTAAATGTTAAAACCGGAAAAATGTAAAATAATTGAAATATAGAATGGAGACCGAAGAagcataaaaataaattatgctAGGTCAAAAAAACGAAGTTCTGAATCCGAACTATTCAGTCCCTTAAAAACTCGGGGACAAAAATGACAATTTTGAAGGCTAGGCCGAAGACACATATAAAATTTCCTAAATTACGCTAAGGCACCAAAATAGCCGAAGCAGCGTAAAGGAAGAAATTTTTATCAAGGCACGAAAATAGCCGAAGTAACGTAAAATTTCCTCGAAATATGCGAAGGCATAAATAGAGTCGCTTCATATTAGATCTATATTATCTAGAGATAAACATGTTTTTTACACTAGATAGGGCGAACGAAAACCTATCTAGGGGCCACCCGAAGATGATAGATCATTCGTCCGTCCCTCTTTAAAATTTTATCTCCCGAATGAAACACTTATCCAGGGGCCACCCGAAGAAGATAAGTCCTTCGTCCTCACAATATTCCTTCGTTCGAAGGGAACATTACGCATGACATTATCTTTAGAAAGGGGGCGAACGAATACCTATCTAGGGGCTACCCGAAGAAGATAGTTCATTCATTCCCCCACTCCTTTCTAAGATTTAGAAACCGGACGAAACACCTATTTTGGGGGCTACCCGAAGATAATGTTTATAGCAACTGTTTACCATGAAATTTATAGCAACTGTTTAAAAAACAAGACCCATCTTTCAGAAAAGGGGCAAACAAAGCTAACATCATTTCCGAACAATGGCCCTAGTCCTTCAAACACTTGGGGCGAAGATGGATGTTAAAAACTTATAAATTGCTGAGGCGAAAAAAAAGCCGAAGAGTCGATGAAAATTGAACCATTGTTGAGGCGAAATAAAAGCCGAAGAGGTGATGAAAATTGATCCATTATTTAGGCGAAATAAAAGCCGAAGAGGCGATGAAAATTGAACCATTGTTGAGGCAAAATGAAAGCCGAAGATGTGATGACAATTGAACCATTGTTGAGGCAAAATAAAAGTCAAAGATGCGATGAAAATTAAACCATTGTTGAGGCAAAATGAAAGCCAGAGATGcgataaaaattaaaaattgtcAAGAAAAAAGCCGAAGTTGCAATTAACGTAAAATCCGAAGATACAATTGCCAAAAATTACTAAGGCAAAGGACGAAGACATCACCGTTGAGGCGAAACGATAGCCGAAGAtgcaatatattaaaattttgcaAAATTGCCAAGGTAAAAAGAAGCGGAAGAGCCAATGCAAAAGAGAAATAAATTATGCACCAAGgtaaataaacatccaaatatgTGAAAAACACCGCATAACAAAAACAGCCCAAGGCAGAAG
The sequence above is drawn from the Apium graveolens cultivar Ventura chromosome 2, ASM990537v1, whole genome shotgun sequence genome and encodes:
- the LOC141697663 gene encoding uncharacterized protein LOC141697663, whose product is MCIGFGTGRLLLRVLNLQVLFVHLKSKLHPPPEQASDEASEQDQEHVVVSETVDVCEAAYNSGQYDNDSYQFRRFGITDSAFTDLLSSVGSLLPKDNVLPSNAYEVKKNLSNLGLEYIKFHSCPNDCVLYRGVHADATKCPKCRLSRWKLTKKGEERVNLPAKVMWYFPIIPRFKRMFKSPSTAELMCWHAQQRTQDGKMRHPADSPSWKNIDYRWPSFGSEPRNLRLALLADGVNPHNNGLSNRYSCWPVILVTYNLPPWLCMKRKFMMLSILVPGPHEPGNNIDIYLQPMIDDLKKLWKEGEPNVYDAYNKSFFTLKAVLMWTLNDFPAYGNLSGCVNKGYNCCPVCGDDTVAKYLTHSRKMRYQGHRRYLPLHHPYRRQKAAFNGQQEFGQPRRTLSGEEVLAEQEQIKFEFGKKMKKAKKVESPWKKKSVFFELEYWKFHHVRHCIDVMHVEKNVCDSLIGTLLNMRHKTKDSTAARRDMMEMGVRSDLAPQVGVKKTHLPPSPFTLSKAEKRTFLSSLMSMKLPYGHASNIKNCVSMPDLNIYGLKSHDCHILLQQLLPVVIRFVLPKHVRVTIIRLCFFFNALCNKVVDVSKLDKLQSDVILTLCDLEKVFHASFFDVMVHIVVHLVQELRLFGPVFYRWMYAFERFNKVLKSYVRNRYYPEGCVAESYLGEESVEFCTEFLSQNYSTAGLPKDQDNKISGPLSAVIIKSVEEKERDEAHLHVLLNNAEVIHKEYLEEIHRGKRKSLHWLMREHNRLFADWFQNKVNVVNDELRENNKGVSDTIRWLAAKTSFSVLTYQGYLVNVVRYFTKERDDIRVVQNNGVSFIAKAVQVSGAKDLNPVESYLTFYGIIQEIWELDYHAFKAPLFLCKWASNDKGIRVDDLGFTLVDFSRQGHKKDKYVSVDQVKQVFYLEDPVDATWSIVLSSTTRDYHELYNEDDLGDTIMEHPPFCTEIPATDVTTDDVAHTARPNVEGIWIKNTATKTPAPNVVTD